Proteins from a genomic interval of Diaminobutyricimonas aerilata:
- a CDS encoding GNAT family N-acetyltransferase, translated as MDALPATVDDAALARAVERNTAELLLRMGDVGGGSRRDGDVAWTLGGSPIDYHNAVVGAALDAATAPAVILESRETLARAGVPGTWHVGPSMRPTDLPARLEAAGFAPDGEEPGMAASLDRELTADRTDIEFERVHDLETLGEWVDALGRGFGEGPREAEWVGAMFARLGLDRPDWHHLLARRDGRVVGTATVLLAAGVAGVYFVMTMPEARRQGIGAAITLAAMRVGRDAGAHHAVLTSSPMGRSVYESVGFREVCTIRLHTWRPA; from the coding sequence ATGGACGCGCTCCCCGCCACCGTCGACGACGCTGCGCTCGCCCGCGCGGTGGAACGGAACACGGCCGAGCTGCTGCTGCGCATGGGAGACGTCGGAGGCGGAAGCCGCCGCGACGGCGACGTCGCGTGGACCCTCGGCGGGTCTCCCATCGACTACCACAACGCCGTCGTCGGGGCGGCGCTCGACGCCGCCACGGCGCCCGCCGTCATCCTCGAGAGCCGCGAGACGCTCGCCCGCGCCGGGGTTCCCGGCACCTGGCACGTCGGACCATCGATGCGTCCGACGGATCTTCCCGCCCGCCTCGAGGCTGCGGGGTTCGCACCGGATGGGGAGGAGCCCGGTATGGCGGCGTCGCTCGATCGCGAGCTGACCGCCGACCGCACGGACATCGAGTTCGAACGGGTGCACGACCTCGAGACCCTCGGCGAGTGGGTCGATGCGCTCGGCCGAGGCTTCGGCGAAGGACCCCGCGAAGCCGAGTGGGTGGGCGCGATGTTCGCGCGGCTGGGTCTCGACCGTCCCGACTGGCATCATCTGCTCGCGCGCCGCGACGGTCGCGTCGTCGGCACCGCCACCGTGCTGCTCGCCGCAGGAGTGGCGGGCGTGTATTTCGTGATGACGATGCCCGAAGCGCGCCGGCAGGGCATCGGCGCCGCGATCACGCTCGCGGCGATGCGCGTCGGTCGCGACGCCGGTGCGCACCACGCGGTGCTCACGTCGTCGCCGATGGGTCGCTCCGTCTACGAGTCGGTCGGTTTCCGCGAGGTGTGCACGATCCGACTGCACACCTGGCGCCCGGCGTGA
- a CDS encoding zinc ribbon domain-containing protein, whose translation MAGCENCGAQLAPEWKFCIYCGERVVRDVPGAIRPDGAAPVPARRVSPGLVFGLIMLGLGVTLAIAAVLMFTVGNVA comes from the coding sequence ATGGCCGGGTGCGAGAACTGCGGTGCGCAACTGGCGCCCGAATGGAAGTTCTGCATCTACTGCGGCGAGCGGGTGGTGCGTGACGTGCCGGGCGCGATCCGGCCCGACGGCGCCGCCCCCGTACCGGCCCGTCGGGTGAGCCCGGGGCTCGTCTTCGGCCTCATCATGCTCGGGCTCGGCGTGACGCTCGCGATCGCGGCGGTGCTCATGTTCACCGTCGGGAACGTCGCCTGA
- a CDS encoding glycerophosphodiester phosphodiesterase family protein, with the protein MSSQPHPLVIAHRGASGYRPEHTRAAYELAVALGADAIEPDIVATRDGVLVLRHENEISGTTDVARRTEFADRRTTKTIDGRRITGWFTEDFTWDELRTLRAVERLPKLRRTSATFDGRYGVLRLRDLMEILDDGADRLRRQVAMVAEIKHATYFSSIGLPLDELFAAEVEGWATDDNLIVESFEQTVLGRIRERGVTGRYVYLVESQGAPPDLVSAHGARARSYAAHLTDSGLQKLAGEVDGVSVSRSLVLRTDAAGNLTGTTDVIERARSAGLSTFVWTFRGENQFLPRNLRIGSRPGRIGDWAAAYRALAETGVDGIFADQPDLAVAARDEG; encoded by the coding sequence GTGAGCAGCCAGCCGCATCCGCTCGTCATCGCCCACCGTGGAGCCAGCGGATACCGCCCCGAGCACACCCGCGCCGCATACGAGCTCGCCGTCGCCCTCGGCGCCGACGCCATCGAGCCGGACATCGTGGCCACCCGCGACGGGGTGCTCGTGCTGCGGCACGAGAACGAGATCTCGGGCACCACCGATGTCGCGCGACGCACCGAGTTCGCGGATCGCCGCACGACGAAGACCATCGATGGTCGGCGGATCACCGGCTGGTTCACCGAGGACTTCACGTGGGACGAGCTGCGCACCCTGCGTGCCGTCGAACGGCTGCCCAAGCTGCGGCGCACGAGTGCGACCTTCGACGGTCGGTACGGTGTGCTGCGCCTGCGCGACCTCATGGAGATCCTCGACGATGGAGCGGACCGGTTGCGCCGTCAGGTCGCCATGGTGGCCGAGATCAAGCACGCCACCTACTTCTCCTCGATCGGGCTGCCGCTCGACGAACTGTTCGCCGCCGAGGTCGAGGGATGGGCCACCGACGACAACCTCATCGTCGAGTCGTTCGAGCAGACGGTGCTCGGGCGGATCCGCGAGCGCGGGGTGACCGGTCGCTACGTGTATCTCGTCGAATCGCAAGGCGCCCCGCCCGACCTCGTCTCGGCCCACGGGGCGCGGGCGCGCAGCTACGCCGCGCACCTCACCGACTCAGGGCTGCAGAAGCTCGCCGGCGAGGTCGACGGGGTGAGCGTCTCCCGCTCCCTCGTACTGCGCACGGATGCGGCGGGAAACTTGACCGGCACGACCGACGTCATCGAGCGGGCCCGATCGGCGGGGTTGAGCACCTTCGTCTGGACCTTCCGGGGCGAGAACCAGTTCCTGCCGCGCAACCTCCGCATCGGGTCGCGCCCCGGACGCATCGGCGACTGGGCCGCGGCGTACCGCGCGCTCGCCGAGACGGGGGTCGACGGCATCTTCGCCGACCAGCCCGACCTCGCGGTCGCCGCCCGCGACGAGGGCTGA
- a CDS encoding ATP-dependent helicase, which produces MTYVLDGMDPAPHASDRLLEGLNPQQREAVEYRGPALLIVAGAGSGKTSVLTRRIASLIQNREAYPSQILAITFTNKAAAEMRERVEQLLGQRAEGMWISTFHSACVRILRREAEHFGFTRSFTIYDSADSRALIKRIIKELDADTMGHTVSSAANKISRLKNELTDVESYARQANFNDPNEAMFLEIFRQYTRELQRANAFDFDDLIAQTVYLFRAFPQVAALYQRRFRHILVDEYQDTNHAQYALIRELTRRPDMELLEGAVGFDGQPLRISKTPLDESSLTVVGDSDQSIYAFRGADIRNIVEFERDFPRSKVILLEQNYRSTQNILDAANAVISNNFDRKDKNLFTTFGAGEKIVGYTGYSGHDEAQFVADEITELHRNGTDYKDIAVFYRTNSQTRALEEIFIRSAIPYRVLGGTKFYERAEIKDVMAYLVCIANPADPMALRRIMNVPKRGIGPATEAALQSWADARDESLREAMRHAGELGLGPKVTGAITGLAEILDEVGSTVEKTQVPDVLTTLLQRTGYVEALRASRDPQDEARAENVDELVAVTKEFQRNNPGGRLLDFLTEVALVAAADELDDSSGTVSLMTLHTAKGLEYDAVFITGVEEDLLPHRMSANEPGGPAEERRLFYVGITRAKKRLYLSLAMTRAAFGDVSVAMPSRYLQEIPPQLIEWKQSPGDATSRGGLRPRALNARREGFSYRNSLPSGGGMPAAPKPKTEWANKVTGQVRDNGDLTLEPGDRIRHVDFGDGRVVDVTGVGAKKIAEVLFDTAGRKRLLIKIAPIEKL; this is translated from the coding sequence ATGACCTACGTTCTCGACGGCATGGATCCGGCTCCCCACGCGAGCGACCGGCTGCTGGAGGGGCTCAATCCGCAGCAGCGCGAGGCCGTCGAGTACCGCGGCCCCGCATTGCTCATCGTCGCGGGAGCCGGCTCCGGCAAGACGAGCGTGCTCACACGCCGCATCGCGAGCCTCATCCAGAACCGTGAGGCGTACCCGAGCCAGATCCTCGCGATCACCTTCACGAACAAGGCCGCGGCGGAGATGCGGGAGCGCGTCGAGCAGTTGCTCGGTCAGCGCGCCGAGGGGATGTGGATCTCGACCTTCCACTCCGCATGCGTGCGCATCCTGCGTCGCGAGGCGGAGCACTTCGGCTTCACCCGCAGCTTCACGATCTACGACTCGGCCGACAGTCGCGCGCTCATCAAGCGGATCATCAAGGAGCTCGACGCCGACACGATGGGTCACACCGTCTCGAGCGCCGCGAACAAGATCTCGCGCCTCAAGAACGAGCTCACCGACGTCGAGAGCTACGCCCGGCAGGCGAACTTCAACGACCCGAACGAGGCGATGTTCCTCGAGATCTTCCGCCAGTACACGCGGGAGTTGCAGCGGGCCAACGCGTTCGACTTCGACGACCTGATCGCCCAGACGGTCTACCTGTTCCGCGCGTTCCCCCAGGTGGCGGCGCTGTACCAGCGGCGGTTCCGCCACATCCTCGTCGACGAGTACCAGGACACCAACCACGCCCAGTACGCGCTCATCCGCGAGCTGACGCGGCGTCCCGACATGGAGCTGCTCGAGGGCGCGGTCGGCTTCGACGGGCAGCCGTTGCGCATCTCGAAGACCCCGCTCGACGAGTCGTCGCTCACCGTGGTGGGCGACTCCGACCAGTCGATCTACGCCTTCCGCGGGGCGGACATCCGCAACATCGTCGAGTTCGAGCGGGACTTCCCGCGCAGCAAGGTGATCCTGCTCGAGCAGAACTACCGGTCGACGCAGAACATCCTCGACGCCGCCAACGCGGTCATCTCGAACAACTTCGACCGCAAGGACAAGAACCTCTTCACGACCTTCGGCGCGGGCGAGAAGATCGTCGGCTACACCGGATACTCCGGTCACGACGAGGCGCAGTTCGTGGCCGACGAGATCACGGAGCTGCACCGCAACGGCACGGACTACAAGGACATCGCGGTGTTCTACCGCACCAACTCACAGACGCGAGCGCTCGAGGAGATCTTCATCCGCTCGGCCATCCCGTACCGGGTGCTCGGCGGCACGAAGTTCTACGAGCGCGCCGAGATCAAGGACGTCATGGCGTACCTGGTCTGCATCGCGAACCCGGCCGACCCGATGGCGCTGCGGCGCATCATGAACGTGCCCAAGCGCGGCATCGGCCCGGCCACCGAGGCGGCGCTGCAGTCGTGGGCGGATGCGCGCGACGAGTCGCTGCGTGAGGCGATGCGGCACGCCGGCGAGCTCGGCCTCGGGCCGAAGGTCACGGGAGCGATCACCGGGCTCGCCGAGATCCTCGACGAGGTCGGGTCGACGGTCGAGAAGACCCAGGTGCCGGACGTGCTGACGACGCTGCTGCAGCGCACCGGCTACGTCGAGGCACTGCGCGCGTCGCGCGACCCGCAGGACGAGGCGCGCGCCGAGAACGTGGACGAGCTCGTCGCGGTGACGAAGGAGTTCCAGCGCAACAACCCCGGTGGACGGCTGCTCGACTTCCTCACCGAGGTCGCCCTCGTCGCGGCGGCGGACGAGCTCGACGACTCCAGCGGCACCGTCTCGCTCATGACCCTGCACACGGCGAAGGGCCTCGAATACGACGCGGTGTTCATCACCGGTGTCGAGGAGGATCTTCTGCCGCACCGCATGTCGGCGAACGAGCCGGGCGGTCCCGCGGAGGAGCGGCGGTTGTTCTACGTGGGCATCACCCGCGCGAAGAAGCGGCTCTACCTGTCGCTCGCGATGACACGCGCCGCGTTCGGCGACGTGTCGGTCGCGATGCCGAGCCGGTACCTGCAGGAGATCCCGCCCCAGCTGATCGAGTGGAAGCAGTCGCCCGGCGACGCGACGAGCCGCGGCGGTCTGCGTCCGCGGGCGCTCAACGCCCGCCGCGAGGGCTTCTCGTACCGCAACTCGCTGCCGTCGGGCGGCGGCATGCCGGCAGCCCCCAAGCCGAAGACGGAGTGGGCGAACAAGGTCACCGGGCAGGTGCGCGACAACGGCGACCTGACGCTCGAACCGGGCGACCGCATCCGGCACGTCGACTTCGGCGACGGACGTGTGGTGGACGTGACCGGCGTGGGCGCGAAGAAGATCGCCGAGGTGCTGTTCGACACGGCCGGACGCAAGCGGCTGCTGATCAAGATCGCCCCGATCGAGAAGCTGTAG